A window of Perognathus longimembris pacificus isolate PPM17 chromosome 6, ASM2315922v1, whole genome shotgun sequence contains these coding sequences:
- the LOC125352261 gene encoding small ubiquitin-related modifier 1-like — MSDQEAKPSFEDLGDKKEGEYIKLKVIGQDSSEIHFKVTMTTHLKKLKESYCQRQGVPMNSLRFLLECQRIADNHTPKELGMEEEDVIEVYQEQTGGHSTG, encoded by the coding sequence ATGTCTGACCAGGAGGCAAAACCTTCATTCGAGGACTTGGGGGataagaaggagggagaatacATTAAACTCAAAGTCATTGGACAGGATAGCAGTGAGATTCACTTCAAAGTGACAATGACAACACATCTCAAGAAACTCAAAGAATCATACTGTCAAAGACAGGGAGTTCCAATGAATTCACTCAGGTTTCTCTTAGAATGTCAGAGAATTGCTGATAATCATACTCCAAAAGAACTGGGAATGGAGGAAGAAGATGTGATTGAAGTTTATCAGGAACAAACGGGGGGTCATTCAACGGGGtag